From one Pseudopipra pipra isolate bDixPip1 chromosome 2, bDixPip1.hap1, whole genome shotgun sequence genomic stretch:
- the USF3 gene encoding basic helix-loop-helix domain-containing protein USF3 isoform X4, protein MILDQAFKYITEMKRQNDELLLNGGNNEQAEEIKKLRKQLDELQKENGRYIELLKANDICLYDDPTIHWKGNLKNAKVSVVIPSDQVQKNIIVYSNGSQPNGNNQGAPVQGITFNVGHNLQKQTANVVPVQRTCNIVTPVTIAGIYPTENKPWSQPTVSPLASAQTAPAGHILELSTPENEQGVLTTAAASSQSASQSGTEQELQCSSSNAPQNDQNLPKSKNNEEVTKPTKKTLLQGISLPSSASVEASQVQQVNATCSNTNNSSDLQESCVISATDTACVPPVRLSTADSFSSVNVLKSTDVVSSAGVPATSAAEGVNKAVTAISTLAASPLENCWSFSGSSGVGTSDLKNMSSLTRMPSTGNTQTTWTTLQLAGNTVQPLSQTPSGIMTALLNEPVNGAGTVSSAQSRPLTTSISLNASLPGDGQAAEQIVVTLPSCPPLPMQPLISQPQVKTQAAGNILPLNSAMQVIQMAQPVASAVTGAPANQNVIILQPPNPTPCPPIVRAEVPSQNVSQQIVIIQAANQNPLPLLSAQPSASVRVPVNGPTAVANSSSSMQNASLPQTFGGKHLVHILPRPSSLPSSSSTQTFSVTMSSQQHPQTISLNGQLFALQPVMSSSGASNQAPMQIIQPTTSEDPNTNVALNTFGALANLNQSISQMAGQSCLHLSLSHPTNPVTINNQIATVNCVSLPTSVASSVPAEVSVLTSASNSINASPKKPSAGLPSSAKSKRTNKKPSTKKQQAVNNKVSCPAVPCKDAGKVDCVPVETVAKHSNGEGLLENTPAVSQAVTTSQASGVAASSGVSISDSHSKETASSEQAVKMPSVPELSSAEAPASSPLESVVPEQLPLVPSAPKDAAPRQQAPGPQNHPPTVSALSESPKACEPPSTLTSSCSEAQVTHSQVAGTSAAQSSTASSKAGMISESCNIEQDSSVVMQDADLLEGQGLTKMLSDLTKERTAVEKTSSFTVQGEHSNFPMENSKSAESNVDLPEKQELLLMNSEGDALSQHHSCISDPEVVSASLIASRQADSPMSTSSGSSRGFSVASMLPDTTREDVTSSTSTSTCNSCTFSEQTDIVALAARAIFDQENLEKGGGGIQVNTRDAVSKSAEVAPLEREQQPFKPQSVKENNAGALEAAPNKFGAHDTAPANVDRQVEKPSCSVGGVETSNPSLQISTSQTPSITSLSVNNLIHQSRIVHPLVSCSSLSQPSEPASVPATVSLSLPSSTYINQSPGPAMMSEYAQEQLNAIRASTMQAPQLQESHLKHQSHEGRKDSAKRAVQDDLLLSTAKRQKQCQTAPIRLEGMALMNRTPESIADQTQMLVSQIPPNSSNSVVSVSNQGHADGLNRLFPSNSNFVTPALRQTEVQCGSQPSISEQPGQSGQHLQPIQHVPSQGISHLHSNHPYLKQQQAGQLRERHHLYQLQHHVTHGENSVHSQPHSVHQQRTIQQEVQMQKKRNLIQGTQATQLSLQQKHHGSDQTRQKGGQPHPHHQQMQQQMQQHFGASQPEKNCENPATNRNHHNHPQSHINQDIMHQQQQDVSSRQQGSASEHVSGHNQMQRLMTSRGLEQQMVSQASIVTRPSDMACTPHRQERNRVSSYSAEALIGKTPSNSEQRIGISLQGPRVSDQLEMRSYLDVSRNKGLAIHNMQGRLSVDHTVGSDVQRLSDCQTFKPTGPNQQPTGNFDVQASRNSEIGNSVSSLRGMQSQAFRIGQNTGPSIERQKRLPYQPVQGIPTGNTLPSRENENTCHQSFMQSLLAPHLGDQVSGSQRSIPEHQRNTQCGASSTIEYNCPPARESVHIRRDGDGQSRESCDMSIGAINTRNSSLTIPFSSSSSSGDIQGRNTSPNISVQKSNPMRMTDSHGTKSHMNTPVSSNMHGVVRPTHPHPAVSHGNGEQGQPSVRQPNSSVTQRSRHPLQDNGGSKIRQPERNRSGNQRHGNVFDPSLPHLPLSTSGSMILGRQQSAIEKRGSIVRFMSDGPQVSNDNAAPDQHTLSQNFGFPFIPEGGMNPPINANASFIPPVTQPSATRTPALIPVDPQNTLPSFYPPYSPAHPTLSNDISIPYFPNQMFPNPSTEKPSSGSLNNRFGSILSPPRPVGFAQPSFPLLPDMPPMHMTNTSHLSNFNLTSLFPEIATALPPDGSAMSPLLSIANTSASDSSKQSSNRPAHNISHILGHDCSSAV, encoded by the exons ATGATCCTGGATCAGGCCTTTAAGTACataacagaaatgaaaagacaGAATGATGAGCTGCTATTAAATGGAGGAAACAATGAACAGG CTGAAGAGATAAAAAAACTCCGGAAACAGCTGGatgaactgcaaaaagaaaacgGGAGATACATCGAACTACTGAAAGCAAATGATATTTGCCTGTATGATGACCCTACAATCCACTGGAAAGGAAATCTCAAAAATGCAAAGGTCTCAGTTGTTATTCCCAGTGATCAGGTTCAAAAGAACATCATTGTCTATTCTAATGGGAGTCAACCCAATGGAAATAACCAAGGAGCACCTGTCCAGGGAATAACGTTTAATGTTGGTCATAATTTACAAAAGCAAACAGCCAATGTTGTGCCAGTTCAGAGAACTTGCAACATAGTGACTCCTGTGACGATTGCTGGTATTTATCCCACAGAAAATAAGCCATGGTCTCAGCCTACAGTTTCTCCATTGGCATCTGCTCAGACAGCTCCAGCAGGGCACATTCTTGAGCTTTCCACTCCGGAGAATGAGCAAGGTGTGCTCACCACTGCTGCTGCGAGCTCACAGAGTGCATCTCAGTCTGGGACAGAACAGGAATTACAGTGTTCTTCAAGTAATGCACCACAGAATGATCAAAATCTCcccaaaagtaaaaataatgagGAGGTCACTAAACCAACAAAGAAAACGCTCCTGCAGGGAATCAGCCTTCCTTCCAGTGCCTCTGTGGAAGCCTCCCAAGTTCAACAGGTGAATGCAACTTGCTCAAATACAAACAATTCCAGTGACCTCCAGGAAAGCTGTGTCATTTCAGCCACAGACACAGCTTGTGTGCCACCTGTGAGACTGTCTACTGCAGATAGCTTTTCCTCTGTAAATGTCCTCAAAAGCACAGACGTAGTGAGCAGTGCTGGAGTGCCTGCGACTTCTGCAGCAGAAGGAGTTAATAAGGCTGTGACAGCAATAAGCACTCTGGCTGCCAGTCCCTTAGAGAACTGCTGGTCTTTTTCAGGCTCTTCAGGTGTTGGCACTTCAGACTTGAAAAACATGAGTAGCCTTACACGGATGCCTTCAACTGGAAACACGCAGACCACGTGGACCACTTTGCAGCTGGCGGGAAATACTGTCCAGCCACTAAGCCAAACACCATCTGGTATAATGACTGCACTACTAAACGAGCCAGTTAATGGTGCTGGTACTGTGTCTTCTGCTCAGAGCAGGCCTTTGACTACCAGTATCAGTTTGAATGCTTCTCTGCCTGGGGATGGCCAGGCAGCTGAACAGATTGTAGTTACCTTGCCCTCATGCCCACCCTTACCTATGCAGCCTTTAATCAGCCAGCCACAGGTTAAAACTCAGGCTGCAGGAAATATCCTTCCATTGAATTCAGCTATGCAGGTGATTCAGATGGCTCAGCCAGTCGCGTCAGCTGTTACAGGAGCACCAGCTAACCAGAATGTCATCATCCTCCAGCCTCCAAACCCCACTCCGTGCCCTCCGATTGTGAGAGCAGAAGTTCCCAGCCAAAATGTTAGTCAGCAAATTGTAATTATACAGGCTGCTAATCAGAatcctcttcccctcctctctgCTCAGCCTTCTGCTTCTGTAAGAGTTCCTGTAAACGGGCCGACTGCAGTTGCGAACTCTAGCAGCTCCATGCAAAATGCTTCTCTTCCACAGACTTTTGGAGGGAAACACCTTGTCCATATATTACCAAGACCATCTTCTTTGCCGTCTTCTAGCTCTACGCAAACATTTTCAGTTACAATGTCCAGTCAACAGCATCCTCAGACTATCTCATTAAATGGGCAGCTTTTTGCATTGCAGCCTGTGATGTCCTCATCTGGAGCTTCAAATCAAGCCCCTATGCAAATTATTCAACCCACCACCAGCGAAGACCCAAATACCAATGTTGCCCTCAATACATTTGGTGCTTTAGCCAACCTCAATCAAAGCATATCGCAGatggctgggcagagctgcttACACTTGTCTCTCAGCCACCCCACCAATCCCGTAACCATCAATAACCAGATTGCCACAGTTAATTGTGTGTCATTACCAACTTCTGTGGCATCTTCAGTGCCTGCAGAGGTTTCAGTACTAACCAGTGCATCTAATTCAATAAATGCTTCCCCCAAAAAGCCATCTGCTGGCTTGCCATCCAGTGCAAAATCAAAAAGGACAAACAAAAAGCCGAGTACGAAGAAACAGCAAGCAGTCAATAATAAAGTGTCTTGCCCAGCAGTTCCTTGCAAAGATGCAGGGAAGGTGGACTGTGTTCCTGTGGAAACAGTGGCAAAGCATTCAAATGGTGAAGGGCTGCTTGAAAACACTCCAGCAGTATCTCAAGCTGTAACTACGTCACAGGCAAGCGGTGTGGCAGCATCGAGTGGTGTCAGCATTTCTGACTCTCATTCCAAAGAGACTGCGAGCTCTGAACAGGCAGTGAAAATGCCCTCTGTTCCCGAGCTGAGCTCGGCAGAGGCACCTGCTTCTTCACCACTGGAGTCCGTGGTGCCAGAGCAGCTGCCACTTGTCCCATCGGCTCCCAAAGATGCTGCTCCTCGCCAGCAGGCACCTGGACCTCAGAACCACCCACCAACTGTCTCTGCCTTGTCGGAGTCTCCCAAAGCTTGTGAACCCCCCAGCACCTTAACATCCTCTTGTAGTGAAGCACAGGTGACACATTCTCAGGTTGCTGGGAcgtcagcagcacagagcagcacagcaagtTCCAAGGCAGGAATGATTTCGGAATCTTGCAACATTGAGCAGGATTCTTCAGTGGTAATGCAAGATGCAGACCTGTTAGAAGGACAGGGTCTAACCAAAATGCTGTCTGATCTCACAAAAGAAAGAACAGCTGTGGAAAAAACCTCTTCATTTACTGTTCAGGGCGAGCATTCTAATTTTCCTATGGAAAACTCCAAATCAGCAGAATCAAATGTTGATTTGCCCGAGAAGCAGGAACTCTTGCTAATGAACTCTGAAGGTGACGCTCTCTCCCAGCATCACTCGTGCATCTCTGATCCGGAAGTAGTCAGTGCTTCCCTTATTGCTAGCAGGCAGGCAGACTCCCCGATGTCaaccagctctggcagcagtcGAGGCTTCTCAGTTGCATCTATGTTGCCAGACACCACCAGAGAAGATGTCACAAGCAGCACGTCAACCAGTACCTGTAACAGCTGCACATTTTCAGAACAGACTGACATTGTAGCTCTTGCAGCCAGAGCTATTTTTGACCAGGAAAACCTTGAGAAAGGTGGAGGAGGAATACAGGTTAACACGAGGGATGCTGTCTCTAAGTCAGCTGAGGTTGCACCGCTGGAGAGAGAGCAACAGCCTTTTAAACCTCAgtcagtgaaagaaaacaatgcAGGGGCGTTGGAAGCGGCACCGAACAAATTTGGTGCTCACGATACAGCACCAGCAAATGTTGATAGGCAGGTTGAAAAGCCAAGCTGCTCCGTAGGAGGTGTGGAAACATCGAACCCTTCTTTGCAGATTTCCACCTCCCAGACACCAAGCATAACCAGTCTAAGCGTCAATAATCTAATACACCAGAGTCGCATTGTCCATCCCCTGGTGAGTTGCTCAAGTTTATCCCAGCCTTCAGAGCCTGCAAGCGTCCCTGCAACTGTGAGCCTCTCCCTTCCATCTAGCACATATATCAATCAGTCTCCGGGACCCGCTATGATGAGTGAATATGCTCAGGAACAACTGAATGCCATTAGGGCAAGCACCATGCAGgctccccagctgcaggagtCACACTTAAAGCATCAAAGTCATGAAGGTCGCAAAGACTCAGCCAAGCGGGCCGTTCAAGATGACCTTCTGCTTTCTACAGCAAAGAGGCAAAAGCAGTGCCAGACAGCACCCATAAGGCTTGAGGGGATGGCATTGATGAACCGGACACCAGAGAGTATTGCTGATCAAACACAGATGCTGGTCAGTCAGATTCCTCCTAATTCTTCCAATTCGGTGGTGTCAGTAAGCAATCAAGGACACGCTGATGGTCTCAATAGGTTATTTCCATCCAATAGCAATTTTGTAACACCAGCTTTGAGGCAAACTGAGGTTCAGTGTGGTTCTCAGCCGTCAATTTCAGAGCAGCCAGGCCAGTCAGGGCAGCACTTGCAGCCAATTCAACACGTTCCTTCTCAAGGCATCTCTCACCTCCACAGTAATCACCCATATTTAAAGCAACAGCAGGCTGGTCAGTTAAGAGAGAGGCACCACTTGTATCAGCTGCAGCACCACGTCACTCACGGGGAAAACTCAGTCCACTCTCAACCCCACAGTGTCCACCAACAGCGAACAATACAGCAGGAGGTGCagatgcaaaagaaaaggaatctCATCCAGGGAACACAAGCCACACAGCTTTCCCTACAGCAGAAACACCATGGAAGTGATCAAACACGGCAAAAGGGTGGTCAGCCTCATCCTCACCACCAacaaatgcagcagcagatgcAGCAGCACTTCGGAGCTTCCCAGCCTGAAAAGAACTGTGAAAATCCTGCAACAAACAGAAACCACCATAACCACCCCCAGAGCCATATAAATCAGGATATTATGCATCAGCAGCAACAAGATGTTAGCAGCAGGCAGCAAGGTTCTGCTTCTGAACATGTTTCAGGGCACAATCAGATGCAAAGACTTATGACCTCAAGGGGCTTAGAGCAGCAAATGGTGTCCCAGGCAAGCATCGTAACCAGACCATCAGATATGGCATGCACCCCTCACAGGCAGGAAAGAAACAGAGTTTCCAGCTACTCTGCTGAGGCCCTCATTGGGAAAACGCCCTCTAATTCAGAGCAGAGAATAGGAATATCTCTTCAAGGCCCTAGGGTTTCTGACCAGCTTGAAATGAGAAGTTATCTTGATGTTTCTAGAAATAAGGGGTTGGCAATTCATAATATGCAGGGCCGCTTATCTGTTGACCACACAGTTGGCTCAGATGTGCAGCGTCTTTCTGATTGCCAAACATTTAAGCCCACTGGACCCAATCAACAACCAACGGGCAATTTTGATGTTCAGGCTTCAAGAAACAGTGAAATTGGCAATTCTGTGTCATCCCTCAGGGGCATGCAGTCGCAAGCGTTCCGAATCGGTCAGAATACTGGGCCTTCCATAGAGAGACAGAAGAGACTGCCCTACCAGCCAGTACAGGGTATTCCAACGGGGAATACACTGCCATCAAGGGAAAACGAAAACACGTGCCACCAAAGTTTCATGCAGAGTTTGCTCGCCCCTCACCTTGGAGATCAAGTTAGTGGAAGCCAAAGATCAATCCCAGAACATCAAAGGAACACACAGTGTGGCGCCTCCTCCACAATAGAGTACAACTGTCCCCCAGCGCGAGAGAGCGTCCACATCCGAAGAGACGGTGATGGCCAGAGTAGGGAGAGCTGTGACATGTCTATCGGGGCAATTAACACAAGGAACAGTTCTTTGACTATTCCTTTTTCGAGTTCTTCTTCCTCGGGAGATATTCAGGGTCGCAATACAAGCCCAAACATCTCTGTGCAGAAGTCCAATCCCATGAGGATGACAGACAGTCATGGAACTAAGAGCCACATGAATACGCCCGTTTCTAGCAACATGCATGGAGTCGTGAGGCCAACTCACCCTCACCCTGCAGTTTCTCACGGAAATGGTGAGCAAGGGCAGCCTTCTGTTCGTCAGCCAAATTCTTCAGTTACTCAGCGGTCAAGACATCCTCTGCAAGACAATGGAGGTTCTAAAATACGTCAACCTGAAAGGAATCGATCTGGAAATCAAAGACATGGAAATGTTTTTGACCCTAGTCTTCCCCATCTTCCCCTGTCCACCAGTGGCAGTATGATCCTTGGGCGCCAGCAGTCCGCAATAGAAAAAAGAGGAAGCATTGTCCGATTTATGTCTGATGGCCCTCAAGTGTCTAACGATAACGCAGCCCCTGACCAACATACTCTCTCTCAGAATTTTGGATTCCCTTTTATTCCAGAGGGTGGCATGAATCCACCAATAAATGCCAACGCCTCTTTCATCCCACCAGTCACTCAGCCTAGTGCCACTCGAACACCAGCTCTAATCCCAGTTGATCCTCAGAATACACTGCCATCCTTCTATCCACCTTACTCTCCTGCCCACCCTACCCTCTCCAATGACATTTCTATCCCTTACTTTCCCAATCAAATGTTTCCTAACCCAAGCACAGAGAAGCCAAGTAGTGGAAGTTTAAACAATCGATTTGGATCCATTTTGTCTCCTCCCAGGCCTGTTGGTTTTGCTCAGCcaagttttcctttgcttccagatATGCCGCCAATGCACATGACCAACACGTCGCACTTATCCAATTTTAACTTAACGTCTTTGTTTCCAGAAATAGCCACAGCTCTTCCTCCAGATGGTTCAGCAATGTCGCCTTTGCTTTCCATTGCAAACACATCTGCTTCAGATTCTTCCAAGCAGTCCTCAAACCGACCTGCACACAACATAAGCCATATTTTAGGTCATGACTGCAGCTCAGCTGTATGA